One Sphingomonas sp. FARSPH DNA segment encodes these proteins:
- a CDS encoding DUF5946 family protein, whose protein sequence is MRDEADERCPGCGGFFPATAGPTHSYMLSTPGCWAAYGRLLTREYENPALFGAVHRLTVDAHALQHPGDPSDRRAVQSVWVHYAALRLAFARRRPLAGITPIMQKLAKGHFASLPDIPIGFAITHADVLAAPVASHVPMVREWARCAYDAWAALGEPTDILLDRLGA, encoded by the coding sequence ATGCGCGACGAGGCGGACGAGCGATGCCCGGGTTGCGGCGGTTTCTTTCCGGCGACGGCGGGACCGACGCATAGCTATATGCTGTCGACCCCCGGATGCTGGGCCGCCTACGGCCGCCTTCTCACGCGCGAGTACGAAAATCCGGCTTTGTTTGGCGCCGTTCACCGGCTGACCGTCGATGCCCACGCCCTGCAGCATCCCGGCGATCCGAGCGATCGGCGCGCGGTGCAGTCGGTATGGGTGCATTATGCCGCTTTGCGGCTCGCGTTCGCGCGTCGGCGACCGCTGGCCGGGATCACCCCGATCATGCAGAAGCTTGCCAAAGGCCACTTCGCCTCGCTGCCGGACATTCCGATCGGATTCGCCATCACGCATGCCGATGTGCTCGCCGCGCCGGTGGCATCGCACGTGCCGATGGTACGCGAGTGGGCGCGGTGCGCCTATGATGCGTGGGCGGCACTGGGCGAGCCGACCGACATCTTGCTCGATCGGCTCGGCGCGTAA
- a CDS encoding DUF4336 domain-containing protein, protein MLHRFGDEIWTVEGATVFVAGFAYPTRMAVIRLSTGDLFVWSPTALSDRLQAAIEILGPVRHIVAPNTLHHLFIGEWQAAYPDASLYGLPALRAKRPDLRWDQDLADAPAAAWSAEIDQVLVDRNRITAEVVFFHRRSRTAIFTDLVQHFAPGWFKGWRGLVASLDRLTADRPTVPRKFRMMFRDRDRARRAVRRIAAWPTESVLLAHGAPITHDGRDAILHAFAWLLRV, encoded by the coding sequence ATGCTGCATCGGTTCGGCGACGAGATTTGGACGGTCGAGGGCGCGACCGTGTTTGTGGCGGGCTTCGCCTACCCAACACGGATGGCCGTGATCCGACTCTCCACGGGCGACCTTTTCGTCTGGTCGCCCACCGCCCTGTCGGATCGGCTTCAAGCCGCAATCGAAATCCTGGGGCCAGTACGGCATATCGTTGCGCCAAATACCCTGCACCACCTTTTCATCGGCGAATGGCAGGCAGCCTATCCGGATGCGTCCCTGTACGGATTGCCGGCGTTGCGGGCCAAACGACCCGATCTACGCTGGGACCAGGACCTTGCGGACGCCCCCGCCGCCGCTTGGTCGGCCGAGATCGACCAGGTGTTGGTGGACAGAAACAGGATCACGGCGGAAGTCGTGTTCTTTCACCGGCGGAGCCGAACGGCGATCTTCACCGACCTTGTCCAGCATTTCGCGCCGGGATGGTTCAAAGGGTGGCGCGGTTTGGTCGCCAGCCTCGACCGCCTGACCGCGGACCGTCCGACTGTCCCCCGCAAGTTCCGGATGATGTTTCGGGACCGCGATCGCGCGCGACGGGCCGTGAGGCGGATCGCGGCATGGCCGACGGAGAGCGTGCTGTTGGCGCACGGCGCGCCGATCACGCACGACGGCCGCGACGCGATCCTGCATGCCTTCGCGTGGCTGCTGCGCGTGTAG
- a CDS encoding cisplatin damage response ATP-dependent DNA ligase, producing the protein MHAFAALLDSLIYTRGRNAKLKLIVDYLHATPDPDRGWAMAALTGDLDIPGIKPAVVRALIEARVDPVLFRMSRDYVGDTAETVALLWPAPVPAPAGPPLTVASVVETLLHLSRSDAPAALAGMLDRLDAEERFALLKMATGALRIGVSARLAKTALAQAFDLDIDAVEEVWHGLSPPYAPLFAWAAGGAQPTAADVPVFRPFMLAHGLEDAQVDLADYAAEWKWDGIRVQIVHTAGQTRLYSRTGDDVTASFPDVAAAFSTPGAVDGELLVKGEAQGGTLEDGGGAASFNALQQRLGRKVVSQKMLADYPAFVRLYDILFDGAQDLRALPWTERRARLEAFVPRLDPDRFDISQVIAADSFTDLEAIRAGARDAAIEGVMLKRRDSPYVGGRRAGLWYKWKRDPLTADCVMMYAQRGNGRRSSYYSDYTFGCWTEEGELLPVGKAYSGITDEELRMLDAFVRRHTVQRFGPVREVEKTLVLEIAFDSVHASTRHKSGVAMRFPRIARIRTDKPAAEADRLETLRRLVT; encoded by the coding sequence ATGCACGCCTTCGCCGCGCTTCTCGATTCGCTCATCTATACGCGCGGGCGCAACGCGAAGCTGAAGCTGATCGTCGACTATCTGCATGCCACACCCGACCCCGACCGCGGCTGGGCGATGGCGGCGCTGACCGGCGACCTCGACATTCCAGGGATCAAGCCCGCGGTGGTGCGCGCGCTGATCGAGGCGCGCGTCGACCCCGTGCTGTTCCGGATGAGCCGCGACTATGTCGGCGATACCGCGGAGACGGTCGCGCTGCTGTGGCCCGCGCCGGTCCCCGCCCCCGCCGGTCCCCCGCTCACCGTCGCGTCGGTGGTCGAAACCCTGCTGCACCTGTCGCGCTCCGACGCGCCCGCCGCGCTCGCCGGCATGCTCGACCGGCTCGATGCCGAGGAGCGGTTCGCGCTGCTCAAGATGGCGACGGGGGCACTGCGCATCGGCGTTTCCGCGCGGCTCGCCAAGACCGCGCTGGCGCAGGCGTTCGACCTCGACATCGATGCGGTGGAGGAGGTGTGGCACGGCCTGTCGCCGCCTTATGCGCCGCTGTTCGCCTGGGCCGCGGGCGGCGCGCAGCCGACCGCCGCCGACGTGCCGGTGTTCCGCCCCTTCATGCTCGCGCATGGCCTCGAGGATGCGCAGGTCGACCTCGCCGATTATGCCGCGGAATGGAAATGGGACGGCATCCGCGTCCAGATCGTCCACACCGCCGGCCAGACGCGCCTGTACAGCCGCACCGGCGACGACGTGACCGCGAGCTTCCCCGACGTCGCCGCCGCATTCTCCACCCCCGGCGCGGTCGACGGCGAATTGCTGGTCAAGGGCGAGGCGCAGGGCGGCACGCTCGAGGATGGCGGCGGCGCGGCGAGCTTCAACGCGCTGCAGCAGCGACTCGGGCGCAAGGTCGTCAGCCAGAAGATGCTCGCCGATTACCCCGCGTTCGTGCGCCTGTACGATATCCTGTTCGACGGCGCCCAGGATTTGCGTGCCCTGCCCTGGACGGAACGGCGCGCGCGACTGGAGGCGTTCGTGCCGCGGCTCGATCCCGACCGGTTCGACATCAGCCAGGTGATCGCCGCCGACAGCTTCACCGACCTCGAAGCGATCCGCGCCGGCGCGCGCGATGCCGCGATCGAGGGCGTGATGCTCAAGCGCCGCGATTCGCCCTATGTCGGCGGCCGCCGCGCCGGCCTGTGGTACAAATGGAAACGCGATCCGCTGACCGCCGATTGCGTGATGATGTACGCGCAGCGCGGCAACGGCCGCCGCTCCTCTTACTATAGCGACTATACGTTCGGCTGCTGGACCGAAGAGGGCGAGCTGCTCCCCGTCGGCAAGGCCTATTCGGGGATCACCGACGAAGAGTTGCGCATGCTCGACGCGTTCGTGCGCCGCCACACGGTGCAACGCTTCGGCCCGGTACGCGAGGTGGAGAAGACGCTGGTGCTGGAGATCGCGTTCGATTCGGTTCACGCCTCCACCCGCCACAAGTCCGGCGTCGCGATGCGTTTCCCGCGCATCGCCCGCATCCGCACCGACAAGCCCGCCGCGGAAGCCGACCGACTGGAGACGCTGCGGCGGCTAGTGACGTGA
- a CDS encoding metallophosphoesterase — protein MRRIGAVMLGLAAAGAATVGYGLHEIVAAPVVRTTRVALRDWPAGAAPITIALVSDIHIGNRAMDASRLDRIVAAVNARRPDLVLLAGDFVIGHDAASGAGAAEQLVVPLSHLRARLGSYAVLGNHDHWTGAARVARALAAAGIPTLSNRSVRAGPVTLVGVDDAYSGHDDVARAFAGVGQGATVVVTHSPDVVARLAPGQAPLLLAGHTHCGQVVLPTGRGLTEYSLLTGQRLYDPRYRCGRIDDPGRTVIVTAGVGGGSAPVRLSAPPDWWLVTVGPARL, from the coding sequence ATGCGCAGGATCGGGGCGGTGATGCTTGGGCTGGCGGCGGCGGGCGCCGCCACGGTCGGTTATGGCCTGCACGAAATCGTCGCCGCGCCGGTGGTCAGGACGACGCGGGTCGCGCTGCGCGACTGGCCGGCGGGGGCAGCGCCGATCACGATCGCGTTGGTCAGCGACATCCACATCGGCAACCGCGCGATGGATGCAAGTCGCCTCGATCGAATCGTCGCGGCGGTCAACGCGCGGCGGCCCGACCTCGTGCTTCTCGCGGGGGATTTCGTCATCGGCCACGATGCGGCGAGCGGGGCCGGGGCGGCGGAGCAGCTCGTCGTGCCCTTGTCGCACCTGCGCGCACGGCTCGGCAGCTATGCGGTGCTTGGCAATCACGATCACTGGACGGGGGCGGCGCGAGTCGCGCGCGCGCTGGCCGCCGCGGGTATCCCGACGCTGTCCAACCGCAGCGTGCGGGCGGGGCCGGTGACGCTGGTCGGGGTCGACGATGCGTATAGCGGCCATGACGATGTCGCGCGCGCCTTCGCCGGGGTCGGGCAGGGCGCGACGGTCGTGGTGACGCATTCGCCCGATGTCGTCGCGCGGCTCGCGCCGGGGCAGGCGCCGCTGTTGCTCGCGGGGCATACGCATTGCGGGCAGGTGGTGCTGCCGACCGGTCGTGGGCTGACGGAATACAGCCTGCTGACTGGGCAGCGGCTGTACGATCCGCGATACCGGTGCGGGCGGATCGACGATCCGGGACGGACGGTGATCGTCACCGCCGGCGTCGGCGGCGGCAGCGCGCCGGTGCGACTGAGCGCGCCGCCCGACTGGTGGCTAGTCACCGTCGGCCCGGCGCGCCTCTGA
- a CDS encoding Dps family protein — protein MADTNPALRTPTDLTNTRSVADALNAALADCFALYIKTKNFHWHVSGPHFRDYHLLLDDQAAQILGVTDAIAERVRKIGNTTLRSIGDISRRQTIADNDKDFVDAHAMLAELREDNLKLVEAFRTVKDAAEAAKDNATSGIVDEWTDQAEERAWFLFEASRKG, from the coding sequence ATGGCCGATACCAACCCGGCGCTGCGTACGCCGACCGACCTCACCAACACCCGCTCCGTCGCCGATGCGCTCAACGCCGCGCTCGCCGACTGTTTCGCGCTGTATATCAAGACCAAGAACTTCCACTGGCACGTGTCGGGCCCGCATTTTCGCGACTATCACCTGCTGCTCGACGACCAGGCGGCGCAGATCCTGGGCGTGACCGATGCGATCGCCGAACGCGTGCGCAAGATCGGTAACACGACGCTGCGCTCGATCGGCGACATCAGCCGCCGCCAGACGATCGCCGACAACGACAAGGATTTCGTCGACGCGCACGCGATGCTCGCCGAACTGCGCGAGGACAATCTGAAGCTGGTCGAGGCGTTCCGCACCGTAAAGGATGCCGCCGAAGCGGCGAAGGACAATGCCACCAGCGGCATCGTCGACGAATGGACCGACCAGGCCGAAGAGCGCGCCTGGTTCCTGTTCGAGGCCAGCCGCAAGGGCTGA
- a CDS encoding TMEM165/GDT1 family protein: MAALLAAALGQIGDRPARLAAILADRYRRTGVIIAAALVALAGASAVAAICGALIGPKLTPEARQLFVALALALQGGGMLVVAKAPERLDRWRLGAFGTSLAGLFILAFGDGVQFVVLALAARAGEPVFATIGATIGGLVPLVVAATLGEAGWLALPQAALRRGVGILFLLVAVWLALGALRLI; this comes from the coding sequence ATGGCGGCCCTGCTGGCGGCGGCGCTGGGCCAGATCGGCGATCGCCCCGCGCGGCTCGCGGCGATCCTTGCCGACCGCTATCGCCGCACCGGTGTCATCATCGCCGCCGCGCTGGTCGCGCTGGCCGGCGCATCCGCGGTCGCCGCGATCTGCGGCGCGCTGATCGGGCCGAAGCTGACGCCGGAGGCGCGGCAACTGTTCGTCGCGCTCGCGCTCGCACTGCAGGGCGGCGGCATGCTCGTCGTCGCCAAGGCGCCCGAGCGGCTCGACCGCTGGCGCCTCGGTGCGTTCGGCACCAGCCTTGCCGGGCTGTTCATCCTCGCGTTCGGCGACGGCGTGCAGTTCGTCGTCCTCGCGCTCGCCGCGCGCGCGGGCGAGCCGGTGTTCGCGACGATCGGCGCTACGATCGGCGGACTCGTTCCGCTCGTCGTCGCGGCAACGCTGGGCGAGGCGGGCTGGCTCGCCTTGCCGCAGGCCGCCCTGCGCCGCGGGGTAGGCATTCTGTTCCTCCTCGTCGCGGTGTGGCTCGCACTCGGCGCGTTGCGCCTGATCTGA
- the rpmG gene encoding 50S ribosomal protein L33, with protein MAKPTTVKIKLVSSADTGFFYVTKKNPRTKTEKLSFNKYDPVVRKHVEFKEAKIK; from the coding sequence ATGGCCAAGCCGACTACCGTCAAGATCAAGCTCGTCAGCTCCGCCGACACCGGCTTCTTCTACGTCACCAAGAAGAACCCGCGCACGAAGACCGAGAAGCTGAGCTTCAACAAGTATGACCCCGTCGTGCGCAAGCATGTCGAGTTCAAGGAAGCCAAGATCAAGTAA
- a CDS encoding methyl-accepting chemotaxis protein, which produces MEDFTPDAEYCCAAWQAVCGSEAVVEFALDGRILWANDMFLDLLGYRLDEIVGRHHSMLCSADLVESADYGRFWAALRAGEFVSGEFRRQRRDGADVWLHATYSVLLDAVGRPCRVLKIATDATRQVQLERQATLLHAEGMRRQRELETRGALLDATMAELGTIVECIAQIARQTNLLALNAAIEATRAGDAGRGFAIVAAEIKKLAGDTRAATVRATDMVTERTAERAVV; this is translated from the coding sequence ATGGAAGACTTCACCCCCGATGCCGAATATTGCTGCGCGGCCTGGCAGGCGGTGTGTGGGTCGGAGGCGGTCGTGGAATTCGCCCTAGATGGGCGGATCCTCTGGGCGAACGACATGTTCCTCGATCTGCTCGGCTATCGCCTCGATGAGATCGTCGGGCGCCACCACAGCATGTTGTGTAGCGCCGACCTCGTCGAAAGCGCCGATTACGGGCGCTTCTGGGCGGCGCTGCGCGCGGGAGAGTTCGTCAGCGGCGAATTCCGTCGTCAACGGCGCGACGGCGCCGACGTGTGGTTGCATGCCACGTACAGCGTGTTGCTTGACGCCGTCGGACGGCCGTGCCGCGTGCTGAAGATCGCCACCGATGCTACGCGACAGGTCCAGCTCGAGCGTCAGGCGACGCTGCTGCATGCCGAGGGGATGCGCCGCCAGCGCGAGCTGGAAACCCGCGGCGCGCTGCTCGATGCGACGATGGCGGAGCTGGGCACGATCGTCGAATGTATCGCGCAGATCGCCAGACAGACCAACCTGCTCGCGCTCAATGCGGCGATCGAGGCGACGCGGGCGGGCGATGCGGGGCGCGGTTTTGCGATCGTCGCCGCAGAGATCAAGAAGCTGGCCGGCGACACGCGCGCGGCGACGGTACGGGCGACCGACATGGTCACGGAACGGACAGCGGAACGCGCCGTGGTCTGA
- a CDS encoding response regulator has protein sequence MAKRILVVEDNELNLKLFCDLLRVHQFAAEPVRDGREAVARARDFVPDLIIMDIQMPHVTGYELILELKADPDLSAIPVMAVTAYAGREDEERIRAAGAAAYVSKPISLARFIDAVNALL, from the coding sequence GTGGCAAAAAGGATTCTCGTTGTCGAGGACAACGAGCTCAATCTGAAGCTGTTCTGCGACCTGCTGCGCGTGCACCAGTTCGCCGCCGAGCCGGTGCGCGACGGGCGCGAGGCGGTGGCGCGCGCGCGCGATTTCGTCCCCGACCTCATCATCATGGACATCCAGATGCCGCACGTCACCGGCTACGAGCTGATCCTCGAACTGAAGGCGGACCCCGATCTCAGCGCTATCCCGGTGATGGCGGTCACCGCCTATGCGGGCCGCGAGGACGAGGAGCGTATCCGCGCCGCGGGTGCCGCCGCCTATGTCTCGAAACCGATCAGCCTTGCGCGCTTCATCGATGCGGTGAACGCGCTGCTGTGA
- a CDS encoding DUF3572 domain-containing protein, whose protein sequence is MRASDTNTPDAGTLALQALVWTLDDGDRADRLLALTGLDPDDLRGRAGEPAVLAACLTFLESHEPDLVACAAAIGVPPAALVRAREQLET, encoded by the coding sequence ATGCGCGCGTCCGATACAAACACCCCCGATGCCGGTACGCTGGCGCTCCAGGCCCTGGTCTGGACGCTGGACGACGGCGACCGAGCCGATCGACTGCTGGCGTTGACCGGGCTCGACCCCGACGATCTGCGTGGGCGGGCGGGCGAGCCCGCGGTGCTCGCCGCCTGCCTCACCTTCCTCGAATCGCACGAACCCGATCTTGTCGCCTGCGCCGCGGCGATCGGCGTGCCCCCCGCGGCGCTGGTGCGCGCGCGCGAACAGCTGGAGACGTGA
- a CDS encoding HAD family hydrolase, producing the protein MKPLLICDCDEVLLHMVRHFGVWLRESHDIAFTPDGEDFANSMRRADGSTPTRDEMWGLLGGFFPGEMHRQTLVPHAAEALARLAETAEIVILTNLTDACRTARIEQLAAFGIDHRVECNQGGKGDPVARLVAEHGDPVTVFVDDLAVHHESVARHAPQVHRLQLIAEPAMAPTVPPARHAHARIDDWRAAADWIAARFAAGVPAESALPARA; encoded by the coding sequence ATGAAGCCGCTGCTGATCTGCGATTGCGACGAGGTGCTGCTGCACATGGTGCGGCATTTCGGCGTGTGGCTGCGCGAGTCGCACGACATCGCCTTCACGCCCGATGGCGAGGATTTCGCCAATTCGATGCGCCGCGCGGATGGCAGCACCCCGACGCGCGACGAGATGTGGGGGCTGCTCGGCGGCTTCTTCCCCGGCGAGATGCACCGCCAGACGCTGGTGCCGCACGCTGCCGAGGCGCTGGCGCGGCTGGCGGAGACGGCCGAGATCGTCATCCTGACCAACCTGACCGATGCGTGCCGCACCGCGCGGATCGAACAGCTCGCGGCGTTCGGCATCGACCATCGCGTCGAATGCAACCAGGGCGGCAAGGGCGATCCCGTCGCGCGGCTGGTCGCGGAACATGGCGACCCCGTCACCGTCTTCGTCGACGACCTCGCCGTCCACCACGAATCGGTCGCGCGCCACGCGCCGCAGGTCCACCGGCTGCAGCTGATCGCCGAACCCGCGATGGCGCCCACCGTCCCGCCCGCCCGCCACGCGCATGCGCGGATCGACGACTGGCGCGCGGCGGCGGACTGGATCGCCGCCCGCTTCGCGGCGGGCGTGCCCGCCGAGTCGGCCTTGCCCGCGCGCGCCTGA
- a CDS encoding RidA family protein, with translation MTDRIARKLEELGLSLPEAAAPVAAYVPVVEAGGMLHLSGQLPFRDGQLITGRLGDGVSLEDGQAAAQACGLMIVAQLKKYLGGDLSRVRRIVKLGVFVNSHGDFTDQPKVANGASELMVALFGDEGRHARSAVGVPVLPLGAAVEVDAIVQVD, from the coding sequence ATGACCGACCGTATCGCCCGCAAGCTCGAGGAACTCGGCCTGTCGCTGCCGGAGGCCGCCGCCCCCGTCGCCGCCTATGTCCCCGTCGTCGAGGCGGGCGGGATGCTGCACCTGTCGGGGCAGCTGCCGTTCAGGGATGGCCAGCTCATCACCGGCCGCCTGGGCGATGGCGTGTCGCTGGAGGACGGCCAGGCCGCGGCGCAGGCGTGCGGCCTGATGATCGTCGCGCAGCTCAAGAAGTATCTGGGCGGTGACCTGTCGCGCGTGCGGCGGATCGTGAAGCTCGGCGTGTTCGTCAACTCGCACGGCGATTTCACCGACCAGCCCAAGGTCGCGAACGGCGCGTCGGAGCTGATGGTCGCGTTGTTCGGCGACGAGGGCCGTCATGCACGCAGCGCGGTCGGCGTGCCGGTGCTGCCGCTGGGCGCCGCGGTGGAGGTCGACGCGATCGTCCAGGTCGACTGA
- a CDS encoding GNAT family N-acetyltransferase: MTDVVARLADGVRSIPADQWDACAGTANPFVSHAFLAALEDSGSVGGRSGWQPIPILVDGADGAPIGIAPAYAKAHSQGEYVFDHAWADAWERAGGDYYPKLQIAAPFSPVPGPRLLLRDPAAAPALIAALEAVTDRHGLSSAHATFVAPDQLPLFEQAGWLVREGTQFHWANRGYASFDDFLGALASRKRKAIRKERAAAVAGLTIRHLTGGDIRPAHWDAFWTFYQDTGSRKWGHPYLTRGFFDLLGETMGDRVLLILAERDGRPIAGALNLIGDDTLYGRYWGCSEEVPFLHFELCYYQAIDAAIARGLASVEAGAQGEHKLARGYVPVPTWSAHYIPDAGFRRAVADFLVRERAAVESDQAYLAELAPFRRGAGD, translated from the coding sequence ATGACCGATGTCGTCGCGCGCCTCGCGGACGGGGTCCGCTCCATCCCCGCCGACCAATGGGATGCCTGCGCGGGCACGGCCAATCCCTTCGTCAGCCACGCCTTCCTCGCCGCGCTGGAAGACTCGGGCAGCGTCGGCGGTCGATCGGGCTGGCAACCGATCCCGATCCTGGTCGACGGCGCCGACGGCGCGCCGATCGGAATCGCGCCGGCCTATGCGAAGGCGCACAGCCAGGGCGAATATGTCTTCGACCACGCCTGGGCCGACGCATGGGAGCGCGCGGGCGGGGACTATTATCCCAAGCTCCAGATCGCCGCGCCGTTCAGCCCCGTGCCGGGCCCCAGGCTGCTGCTGCGCGATCCCGCCGCCGCGCCTGCGCTGATCGCGGCGCTGGAGGCGGTGACCGACCGGCATGGCCTGTCGTCGGCGCATGCGACCTTCGTCGCGCCCGATCAGCTGCCGCTGTTCGAACAGGCGGGGTGGCTGGTGCGCGAGGGGACGCAGTTCCACTGGGCGAACCGGGGTTATGCCAGCTTCGACGATTTCCTGGGCGCGCTCGCCAGCCGCAAGCGCAAGGCGATCCGCAAGGAGCGCGCGGCCGCGGTCGCGGGGCTGACGATCCGCCACCTGACGGGCGGCGATATCCGGCCCGCGCATTGGGACGCCTTCTGGACCTTCTACCAGGATACCGGCAGCCGCAAATGGGGGCATCCCTATCTGACGCGCGGCTTCTTCGACCTGCTCGGCGAGACGATGGGCGACCGGGTGCTGCTGATCCTCGCTGAGCGCGACGGCCGGCCGATCGCGGGCGCGCTCAACCTGATCGGCGACGACACGCTCTACGGCCGTTATTGGGGGTGCAGCGAGGAGGTGCCGTTCCTCCATTTCGAGCTTTGTTATTATCAGGCGATCGATGCGGCGATCGCGCGCGGCCTCGCGAGCGTCGAGGCGGGGGCGCAGGGCGAACACAAGCTGGCCCGCGGCTACGTGCCGGTGCCGACCTGGTCGGCGCATTACATTCCCGATGCGGGCTTCCGCCGCGCGGTCGCCGATTTCCTGGTCCGCGAACGCGCCGCGGTGGAGAGCGACCAGGCGTATCTCGCCGAACTCGCGCCGTTCAGGCGCGGGGCGGGGGACTAG
- a CDS encoding argininosuccinate synthase: MADQINRVVLAYSGGLDTSVILKWLQQTYSCEVVTFTADLGQGEELEPARQKAQMAGVKPEHIFIDDLREEFVRDYVFPMMRSNALYEGLYLLGTSIARPLIAKRQIEIAKMVGADAVSHGATGKGNDQVRFELGYYALAPDIKVIAPWREWDLTSRTKLIEFAEQHQIPVAKDKRGESPFSTDANLLHTSSEGKVLEDPWQEVPDYVYSRTVNPEDAPDAPEYITIDFERGDGVALNGEATSPATLLTKLNELGRRHGIGRLDLVENRFVGMKSRGMYETPGGTIYHLAHRGIEQITLDRGAAHLKDELAPRYAELIYNGFWFSPEREMLQAAIDHSQAKVSGTVRLKLYKGGVYIVGRKSPNSLYSEKVVTFEDDQGAYDQRDAAGFIKLNALRLRLLGRRDA; encoded by the coding sequence GTGGCCGATCAGATCAACCGCGTCGTTCTCGCCTATTCGGGCGGCCTGGATACGAGCGTGATCCTGAAATGGCTGCAGCAGACGTACAGTTGCGAGGTCGTGACCTTCACCGCCGACCTTGGCCAGGGCGAGGAGCTGGAGCCCGCGCGTCAGAAGGCGCAGATGGCGGGCGTCAAGCCGGAGCATATCTTCATCGACGATCTGCGCGAGGAATTCGTGCGCGATTACGTCTTCCCGATGATGCGCTCGAACGCGCTGTACGAGGGGCTGTACCTGCTCGGCACGTCGATCGCGCGGCCGCTGATCGCCAAGCGCCAGATCGAGATCGCGAAGATGGTCGGCGCCGACGCGGTCAGCCACGGTGCGACCGGCAAGGGCAACGACCAGGTCCGCTTCGAACTCGGCTATTACGCGCTCGCGCCCGACATCAAGGTGATCGCGCCGTGGCGCGAATGGGACCTGACCAGCCGCACCAAGCTGATCGAGTTCGCCGAACAGCACCAGATTCCCGTCGCAAAGGACAAGCGCGGCGAATCGCCCTTCTCGACCGACGCGAACCTGCTCCACACCAGTTCCGAGGGGAAGGTGCTCGAGGATCCGTGGCAGGAGGTGCCCGACTACGTCTATTCGCGCACGGTGAACCCGGAGGACGCGCCCGACGCGCCGGAATACATCACGATCGATTTCGAACGCGGCGACGGCGTCGCGCTCAATGGCGAGGCGACCAGCCCGGCGACCTTGCTGACCAAGCTCAACGAGCTGGGTCGTCGCCACGGCATCGGGCGGCTCGACCTGGTCGAGAATCGCTTCGTCGGCATGAAGAGCCGCGGCATGTACGAGACGCCGGGCGGCACCATCTATCACCTCGCCCATCGCGGGATCGAGCAGATCACGCTCGACCGCGGCGCCGCGCACCTGAAGGACGAGCTGGCGCCGCGCTATGCCGAGCTGATCTACAACGGCTTCTGGTTCTCGCCGGAGCGCGAGATGCTGCAGGCGGCGATCGACCACAGCCAGGCGAAGGTATCGGGCACGGTGCGGCTCAAGCTGTACAAGGGCGGCGTCTATATCGTCGGCCGCAAGTCGCCCAATTCGCTCTATTCGGAAAAGGTCGTGACGTTCGAGGACGATCAGGGCGCGTACGACCAGCGCGACGCGGCGGGCTTCATCAAGCTCAACGCGCTGCGCCTGCGCCTGCTGGGCCGGCGGGACGCCTGA
- a CDS encoding EF-hand domain-containing protein, producing the protein MRPIVLIPLLLVATPALAADKTPAKSPAAKGAAAKVDPRIRAEFDRTDTNHDGFLSREEIGARVARMDVGKTKMPPEQAKMFADRWFTTADANHDGKVSLYEMQGLFRAIASRYDLNHDGVISLDERAAARAAVIDGPKGAAPQGR; encoded by the coding sequence ATGCGTCCGATCGTCCTTATCCCCCTGCTCCTCGTCGCAACGCCCGCACTGGCGGCGGACAAGACTCCGGCGAAGAGCCCGGCCGCGAAGGGCGCGGCGGCGAAGGTCGATCCGCGCATCCGCGCCGAGTTCGACCGCACCGACACCAACCACGACGGTTTCCTGAGCCGGGAGGAAATCGGCGCGCGCGTCGCGCGGATGGACGTCGGCAAGACCAAGATGCCGCCCGAACAGGCGAAGATGTTCGCCGACCGCTGGTTCACCACGGCGGATGCCAACCACGACGGCAAGGTCTCGCTCTACGAGATGCAGGGTTTGTTCCGCGCGATCGCCTCGCGCTACGACCTCAACCACGACGGCGTCATCAGCCTCGACGAACGTGCCGCGGCGCGCGCCGCGGTGATCGACGGGCCGAAGGGGGCCGCGCCGCAGGGGCGCTGA